One genomic segment of Synchiropus splendidus isolate RoL2022-P1 chromosome 16, RoL_Sspl_1.0, whole genome shotgun sequence includes these proteins:
- the itpk1a gene encoding inositol-tetrakisphosphate 1-kinase codes for MQTFLKGRRVGYWLSEKKMKKLNFQAFADLCRKRGIEVVQLDLSQPLEDQGPLDVIIHKLTDLILEADQNDSQAVLLVQRVQDYIDAHPETIVLDPLPAIRTLLDRCKSYQLIHRIESCMQDERIRSPPFMVLNSECNAEVLEQIRKHGLTFPFICKTRVAHGTNSHEMAIIFSEDDLKDVRPPCVIQSFINHNAVLYKVFVVGDSYTVVERPSLKNFPAGPADRKAIFFNSHNVSKPESSSDLTSREHVEGVSLPPSDDVIRELSRSLRQALGVSLFGIDVIINNQSGRHAVIDINAFPGYEGVPEFFNDLLSHISSILQSRSPEYPPAGEPPKGLSVSATSAPGCGGGGSPWIVEGDGALKSPRQRLSCTPTMSPNFQQHCVSTLATKASSQ; via the exons CTGGACCTCAGCCAGCCTCTGGAGGACCAGGGCCCCCTGGACGTCATCATCCACAAGCTGACCGACCTGATCCTGGAGGCCGACCAGAACGACTCTCAGGCTGTGCTGCTGGTGCAGAGGGTCCAG GACTACATTGACGCCCACCCTGAGACCATCGTTCTGGACCCGCTGCCGGCCATCAGAACCCTGCTGGACCGCTGCAAGTCCTACCAGCTCATCCACCGGATAGAAAGCTGCATGCAAG ACGAGAGGATCCGCTCACCTCCGTTCATGGTTCTGAACTCCGAGTGCAACGCAGAGGTTCTGGAGCAGATCCGGAAGCACGGACTCACGTTCCCCTTCA TTTGCAAAACAAGGGTCGCTCATGGAACCAACTCGCAtgag ATGGCCATCATCTTCAGCGAGGACGACCTGAAGGACGTGAGGCCTCCGTGCGTGATCCAGAGCTTCATCAACCACAACGCCGTCCTCTACAAGGTGTTTGTGGTGGGAGACTCCTACACCGTGGTGGAGCGGCCGTCGCTGAAGAACTTCCCCGCAGGACCTGCAG ACAGAAAAGCCATTTTCTTCAACAGCCACAACGTCTCCAAGCCGGAGTCGTCCTCCGACCTGACCTCA CGGGAGCACGTGGAGGGGGTGTCCCTGCCGCCCAGCGACGACGTCATCCGAGAGCTGTCCAGGTCTCTCCGGCAAGCGCTGGGCGTCTCCTTGTTTGGCATCGACGTCATCATCAACAACCAGAGCGGACGACACGCCGTCATCGACATCAACGCATTCCCAG GTTACGAAGGAGTTCCTGAGTTCTTCAATGACCTCCTGAGCCACATCAGCAGCATTCTCCAGAGCCGCTCCCCCGAATACCCCCCCGCTGGGGAGCCGCCCAAGGGCCTGTCGGTGAGTGCCACCTCAGCGCCGGGCTGTGGTGGCGGCGGCAGCCCCTGGATCGTGGAGGGAGACGGGGCGTTGAAAAGTCCTCGCCAGAGACTGAGTTGCACCCCGACCATGTCGCCCAACTTCCAGCAGCACTGCGTGTCCACGCTAGCTACCAAGGCGTCGTCCCAGTGA
- the plk4 gene encoding serine/threonine-protein kinase PLK4 isoform X1, which translates to MSVSIGDRIEDFKVLTLLGKGSFACVYRAKSVKTGLEVAIKTIDKKAMHKAGMVQRVTNEVEIHCRLKHPSILELYNYFEDSNYVYLVLEMCHNGEMSRYLKERKLSFSEEEARHFMHQIVKGMLYLHTHGILHRDLTLSNLLLTSNMNIKIADFGLATQLKLPSEKHFTMCGTPNYISPEVATRSAHGLESDVWSLGCMFYAFLMGRPPFDTDTVKHTLSKVVLGEYEMPGHVSAEAQDLIQQLLQRDPAQRPSLSALLDHPFMTKSLLARTKEPTLADEGSMDSGIATISTGCTSSTSGGSGNTRLQRRARQVIGSTLPSRMTPMTGLPQDQWHQPGPRHREGRPMQGGQPPSRYHRRAHSSDRSSGPVHASGQVELSRCHSEESMAGVGRPAFPSHFSDTGRLPSPPVKQSAHSGYSSSSYPPNFQLEEQEGVSNWLNSDGSGFRPTDVNSSRSFHGNRELLEVHTSWTDRPGPLHHHHHHQQQQQQPENILGSHFQPPHSRDLPDKSSVDRQKKTLRDVVPQLCASRLKPIRQKTKNAVVSILDSGEVCMELLKSVSGQDRVKEVLRISCDGSMVTIYQPNGGKGFPVLDSPPAPPEDILICSYDDLPEKFWKKYQYACRFVQLVKSKTPKVTLYTRYAKVMLMENCPQADLEVCFYDGAKTHKTSELLRVVEKSGKSYTVKGEVGLSGLSPESRVYVELSEEGHRTCLSLEAAIAQEEQRSSRKTPFFPITIGRRPPHADSPVPSAVPPNPPETASPPHPQITPSMISYDGGSDFTSASLGKKSSPLRKDTGKVVKSIFVPNVGWASQLTSGEVWVQFNDGSQLVVQAGVSCITYTSPDGRVTRYKENEKLPDHVKEKLHCLSTILGLLANPSTHHQPPPPPPH; encoded by the exons ATGAGTGTTTCTATCGGCGACAGGATCGAG GATTTTAAAGTCCTCACCCTCCTTGGCAAAGGGTCATTTGCCTGTGTTTACCGGGCAAAATCCGTGAAGACTGGCTTGGAGGTGGCGATAAAAACG ATTGACAAAAAGGCCATGCACAAAGCTGGCATGGTGCAGCGTGTCACCAATGAGGTGGAAATTCACTGCAGACTGAAGCATCCATCCATACTGGAG CTGTACAACTACTTTGAAGACAGCAACTACGTTTACCTGGTGCTGGAGATGTGTCACAACGGAGAGATGAGCCGCTACCTGAAGGAGCGGAAGCTGTCGTTCTCTGAGGAGGAAG CGCGTCACTTCATGCATCAGATCGTGAAGGGGATGCTCTACCTGCACACACACGGCATCCTGCACCGAGACCTGACGCTGTCCAACCTGCTGCTGACCAGCAACATGAACATCAAGATCGCAGACTTCGGTCTGGCCACGCAGCTCAAGCTCCCCAGCGAGAAGCACTTTACCATGTGCGGGACGCCCAACTACATCTCCCCTGAGGTGGCCACGCGAAGCGCCCACGGGCTGGAGTCGGATGTGTGGTCACTGGGCTGCATGTTCTACGCCTTCCTGATGGGCCGGCCGCCGTTTGACACCGACACAGTCAAGCACACGCTGTCCAAGGTGGTCCTGGGGGAGTATGAGATGCCTGGCCACGTGTCAGCGGAGGCGCAGGATCtgatccagcagctgctgcagagggACCCGGCACAGCGGCCCAGTCTCTCGGCGCTGCTGGATCACCCCTTCATGACCAAGAGCTTGCTGGCCAGGACCAAAGAGCCGACCCTGGCAGACGAAGGCTCCATGGACAGCGGCATCGCCACCATCTCCACGGGCTGCACGTCCTCCACCTCGGGGGGGAGCGGCAACACCCGCCTCCAGAGGCGAGCCAGGCAGGTGATCGGCTCCACGCTGCCCAGCCGTATGACACCCATGACCGGCCTTCCCCAGGACCAGTGGCACCAACCGGGTCCCCGTCACCGGGAGGGCAGGCCGATGCAGGGTGGGCAGCCTCCCTCTCGCTACCATCGGAGGGCGCACTCCTCGGACCGTTCCTCTGGGCCGGTCCACGCCTCCGGTCAGGTTGAGCTCAGCAGGTGTCACTCAGAAGAGTCCATGGCCGGCGTCGGGCGCCCAGCATTCCCCTCGCACTTCTCAGACACGGGTCGCCTCCCGTCTCCTCCGGTCAAGCAGTCCGCACA CTCCGGGTATTCCTCGTCTTCATACCCGCCCAACTTCCAGCTGGAGGAACAAGAGGGAGTGAGCAACTGGCTCAATAGCGACG GCTCCGGCTTCAGGCCCACAGACgtcaacagcagcaggagcttcCACGGCAACAGGGAGCTTCTGGAGGTCCACACTTCCTGGACAGACAGGCCTGgtcctctccatcatcatcatcatcatcagcagcagcagcagcagccagaaaaCATCCTGGGCTCACACTTCCAGCCTCCTCACTCCAGAGACCTGCCGGACAAGTCCAGCGTGGACAGGCAGAAGAAGACCCTGAGGGACGTTGTGCCGCAGCTGTGCGCCTCCAGACTCAAGCCCATCAGGCAGAAGACCAAGAACGCGGTG GTCAGCATCTTGGACTCCGGAGAGGTCTGCATGGAGCTCCTCAAGTCTGTCAGTGGTCAAGACCGGGTCAAAGAGGTCCTGAGGATATCCTGCGACGGGTCCATG GTGACCATCTACCAGCCCAACGGTGGGAAAGGATTCCCAGTTCTagactctcctcctgctccgccTGAGGACATCCTCATCTGCAGCTACGATGACCtcccag AGAAGTTCTGGAAGAAGTACCAGTACGCCTGCAGGTTTGTGCAGCTGGTCAAGTCAAAGACCCCCAAGGTGACCCTCTACACCCGCTACGCCAAAGTCATGCTGATGGAGAACTGCCCTCAGGCCGACCTGGAGGTCTGCTTCTATGATG GCGCCAAGACCCACAAGACCTCCGAGCTGCTGCGAGTGGTGGAGAAAAGCGGCAAGTCATACACCGTGAAGGGCGAGGTGGGCCTGAGCGGGCTGAGCCCGGAGAGCCGGGTGTACGTGGAGCTGTCGGAGGAGGGTCACCGCACCTGTCTGTCCCTGGAGGCCGCCATCGCGCAGGAGGAGCAGCGTAGCAGCAGGAAGACGCCCTTCTTCCCCATCACCATCGGCAG GAGGCCTCCTCACGCCGACTCCCCCGTCCCATCCGCGGTGCCGCCCAACCCTCCTGAGACAGCGTCGCCCCCTCATCCACAGATCACTCCTTCT ATGATCTCCTACGACGGTGGCTCCGACTTCACCTCGGCCAGTCTGGGGAAGAAGAGCTCCCCTCTGAGGAAGGACACGGGGAAAGTGGTCAAGTCCATATTCGTGCCCAACGTGGGCTGGGCCTCTCAG CTGACCAGCGGCGAGGTGTGGGTCCAGTTCAACGATGGCTCTCAGCTGGTGGTTCAGGCCGGAGTCTCCTGCATCACGTACACGTCTCCAGACGGCCGCGTCACCAG GTACAAGGAGAACGAGAAGCTACCGGATCACGTGAAGGAGAAGCTTCACTGCCTCTCCACCATCCTGGGACTGCTGGCGAACCCCAGCACGCACCatcagccgccgccgccaccgccacACTGA
- the plk4 gene encoding serine/threonine-protein kinase PLK4 isoform X2 yields MSVSIGDRIEDFKVLTLLGKGSFACVYRAKSVKTGLEVAIKTIDKKAMHKAGMVQRVTNEVEIHCRLKHPSILELYNYFEDSNYVYLVLEMCHNGEMSRYLKERKLSFSEEEARHFMHQIVKGMLYLHTHGILHRDLTLSNLLLTSNMNIKIADFGLATQLKLPSEKHFTMCGTPNYISPEVATRSAHGLESDVWSLGCMFYAFLMGRPPFDTDTVKHTLSKVVLGEYEMPGHVSAEAQDLIQQLLQRDPAQRPSLSALLDHPFMTKSLLARTKEPTLADEGSMDSGIATISTGCTSSTSGGSGNTRLQRRARQVIGSTLPSRMTPMTGLPQDQWHQPGPRHREGRPMQGGQPPSRYHRRAHSSDRSSGPVHASGQVELSRCHSEESMAGVGRPAFPSHFSDTGRLPSPPVKQSAHSGYSSSSYPPNFQLEEQEGVSNWLNSDGSGFRPTDVNSSRSFHGNRELLEVHTSWTDRPGPLHHHHHHQQQQQQPENILGSHFQPPHSRDLPDKSSVDRQKKTLRDVVPQLCASRLKPIRQKTKNAVVSILDSGEVCMELLKSVSGQDRVKEVLRISCDGSMVTIYQPNGGKGFPVLDSPPAPPEDILICSYDDLPEKFWKKYQYACRFVQLVKSKTPKVTLYTRYAKVMLMENCPQADLEVCFYDGAKTHKTSELLRVVEKSGKSYTVKGEVGLSGLSPESRVYVELSEEGHRTCLSLEAAIAQEEQRSSRKTPFFPITIGRRPPHADSPVPSAVPPNPPETASPPHPQITPSMISYDGGSDFTSASLGKKSSPLRKDTGKVVKSIFVPNVGWASQLFHS; encoded by the exons ATGAGTGTTTCTATCGGCGACAGGATCGAG GATTTTAAAGTCCTCACCCTCCTTGGCAAAGGGTCATTTGCCTGTGTTTACCGGGCAAAATCCGTGAAGACTGGCTTGGAGGTGGCGATAAAAACG ATTGACAAAAAGGCCATGCACAAAGCTGGCATGGTGCAGCGTGTCACCAATGAGGTGGAAATTCACTGCAGACTGAAGCATCCATCCATACTGGAG CTGTACAACTACTTTGAAGACAGCAACTACGTTTACCTGGTGCTGGAGATGTGTCACAACGGAGAGATGAGCCGCTACCTGAAGGAGCGGAAGCTGTCGTTCTCTGAGGAGGAAG CGCGTCACTTCATGCATCAGATCGTGAAGGGGATGCTCTACCTGCACACACACGGCATCCTGCACCGAGACCTGACGCTGTCCAACCTGCTGCTGACCAGCAACATGAACATCAAGATCGCAGACTTCGGTCTGGCCACGCAGCTCAAGCTCCCCAGCGAGAAGCACTTTACCATGTGCGGGACGCCCAACTACATCTCCCCTGAGGTGGCCACGCGAAGCGCCCACGGGCTGGAGTCGGATGTGTGGTCACTGGGCTGCATGTTCTACGCCTTCCTGATGGGCCGGCCGCCGTTTGACACCGACACAGTCAAGCACACGCTGTCCAAGGTGGTCCTGGGGGAGTATGAGATGCCTGGCCACGTGTCAGCGGAGGCGCAGGATCtgatccagcagctgctgcagagggACCCGGCACAGCGGCCCAGTCTCTCGGCGCTGCTGGATCACCCCTTCATGACCAAGAGCTTGCTGGCCAGGACCAAAGAGCCGACCCTGGCAGACGAAGGCTCCATGGACAGCGGCATCGCCACCATCTCCACGGGCTGCACGTCCTCCACCTCGGGGGGGAGCGGCAACACCCGCCTCCAGAGGCGAGCCAGGCAGGTGATCGGCTCCACGCTGCCCAGCCGTATGACACCCATGACCGGCCTTCCCCAGGACCAGTGGCACCAACCGGGTCCCCGTCACCGGGAGGGCAGGCCGATGCAGGGTGGGCAGCCTCCCTCTCGCTACCATCGGAGGGCGCACTCCTCGGACCGTTCCTCTGGGCCGGTCCACGCCTCCGGTCAGGTTGAGCTCAGCAGGTGTCACTCAGAAGAGTCCATGGCCGGCGTCGGGCGCCCAGCATTCCCCTCGCACTTCTCAGACACGGGTCGCCTCCCGTCTCCTCCGGTCAAGCAGTCCGCACA CTCCGGGTATTCCTCGTCTTCATACCCGCCCAACTTCCAGCTGGAGGAACAAGAGGGAGTGAGCAACTGGCTCAATAGCGACG GCTCCGGCTTCAGGCCCACAGACgtcaacagcagcaggagcttcCACGGCAACAGGGAGCTTCTGGAGGTCCACACTTCCTGGACAGACAGGCCTGgtcctctccatcatcatcatcatcatcagcagcagcagcagcagccagaaaaCATCCTGGGCTCACACTTCCAGCCTCCTCACTCCAGAGACCTGCCGGACAAGTCCAGCGTGGACAGGCAGAAGAAGACCCTGAGGGACGTTGTGCCGCAGCTGTGCGCCTCCAGACTCAAGCCCATCAGGCAGAAGACCAAGAACGCGGTG GTCAGCATCTTGGACTCCGGAGAGGTCTGCATGGAGCTCCTCAAGTCTGTCAGTGGTCAAGACCGGGTCAAAGAGGTCCTGAGGATATCCTGCGACGGGTCCATG GTGACCATCTACCAGCCCAACGGTGGGAAAGGATTCCCAGTTCTagactctcctcctgctccgccTGAGGACATCCTCATCTGCAGCTACGATGACCtcccag AGAAGTTCTGGAAGAAGTACCAGTACGCCTGCAGGTTTGTGCAGCTGGTCAAGTCAAAGACCCCCAAGGTGACCCTCTACACCCGCTACGCCAAAGTCATGCTGATGGAGAACTGCCCTCAGGCCGACCTGGAGGTCTGCTTCTATGATG GCGCCAAGACCCACAAGACCTCCGAGCTGCTGCGAGTGGTGGAGAAAAGCGGCAAGTCATACACCGTGAAGGGCGAGGTGGGCCTGAGCGGGCTGAGCCCGGAGAGCCGGGTGTACGTGGAGCTGTCGGAGGAGGGTCACCGCACCTGTCTGTCCCTGGAGGCCGCCATCGCGCAGGAGGAGCAGCGTAGCAGCAGGAAGACGCCCTTCTTCCCCATCACCATCGGCAG GAGGCCTCCTCACGCCGACTCCCCCGTCCCATCCGCGGTGCCGCCCAACCCTCCTGAGACAGCGTCGCCCCCTCATCCACAGATCACTCCTTCT ATGATCTCCTACGACGGTGGCTCCGACTTCACCTCGGCCAGTCTGGGGAAGAAGAGCTCCCCTCTGAGGAAGGACACGGGGAAAGTGGTCAAGTCCATATTCGTGCCCAACGTGGGCTGGGCCTCTCAG CTCTTCCACAGCTGA